A single window of Streptomyces cathayae DNA harbors:
- a CDS encoding D-alanyl-D-alanine carboxypeptidase family protein — translation MPAPKNSIRRSLLLTSAVLLSTALTAPVALAVPSPSSSPSATPPATMSSVGGARLGQPGTQVNLASGVPVLPKELSARSWIVADAESGEVLAAHNAHWRLAPASTLKMLFADTLLPKWPGSAEHKVVPSDLAGIGPGSSMVGIKEEETYTVHDLWLGVFLRSGNDAVRVLAAMNDGIENTVKEMNEHAEELQALDTHAVSPDGYDAEGQVSSAYDLTLIARSGLQKKAFREYASTVRADFPGETKKNKKGKRVRTSFEIQNTNRLLSGDYDVPVYKGIAGVKNGNTTNAGATFTGVAEQGGTVLLVTVMNPQEGGSNTVYKETAKLFNWGFKAAGKVEPVGELVAPKSAVQAGARPDASASPGEAGGAGDGAPGAAGAAPVASAATGGGADGMGTALAVTGGVLVLLAGGAFLVNRRWPLPDLVRRRPRP, via the coding sequence GTGCCCGCACCCAAAAACTCCATCCGGCGATCGTTGCTGCTCACTTCCGCCGTTCTGTTGTCCACCGCGCTGACCGCTCCCGTAGCGCTCGCGGTGCCGAGCCCTTCGAGCAGTCCTTCGGCCACTCCCCCGGCGACCATGTCGTCGGTGGGCGGCGCCCGGCTCGGACAGCCGGGAACACAGGTCAACCTCGCGAGCGGGGTGCCGGTGCTGCCGAAGGAACTGTCGGCCCGTTCCTGGATCGTCGCCGACGCCGAGTCCGGCGAGGTGCTCGCCGCACACAACGCGCACTGGCGGCTGGCCCCGGCGAGCACCCTGAAGATGCTGTTCGCCGACACGCTGCTGCCGAAGTGGCCCGGATCCGCCGAGCACAAGGTCGTCCCCTCCGACCTCGCCGGCATCGGCCCCGGCTCCAGCATGGTCGGGATCAAGGAGGAGGAGACCTACACCGTCCACGACCTGTGGCTGGGTGTCTTCCTTCGCTCCGGCAACGACGCGGTGCGCGTACTGGCGGCGATGAACGACGGCATCGAGAACACCGTCAAGGAGATGAACGAGCACGCCGAGGAGCTCCAGGCCCTCGACACGCACGCGGTGAGCCCGGACGGCTACGACGCCGAGGGCCAGGTCTCGTCCGCGTACGACCTGACGCTGATCGCCCGCTCCGGGCTGCAGAAGAAGGCCTTCCGGGAGTACGCCTCGACGGTCCGCGCCGACTTCCCGGGCGAGACGAAGAAGAACAAGAAGGGCAAGCGGGTCCGCACGTCCTTCGAGATCCAGAACACCAACCGGCTGCTGTCCGGCGACTACGACGTGCCCGTCTACAAGGGCATAGCGGGTGTGAAGAACGGCAACACCACCAACGCGGGCGCGACCTTCACCGGGGTCGCCGAGCAGGGCGGCACCGTGCTGCTCGTCACCGTGATGAACCCGCAGGAGGGCGGGAGCAACACGGTCTACAAGGAGACCGCGAAGCTCTTCAACTGGGGTTTCAAGGCGGCCGGCAAGGTCGAGCCGGTGGGTGAGCTGGTGGCGCCGAAGAGCGCCGTGCAGGCGGGCGCCCGGCCGGATGCCTCCGCCTCCCCCGGCGAGGCGGGCGGCGCCGGTGACGGCGCGCCCGGCGCCGCGGGTGCCGCGCCGGTCGCGAGCGCCGCGACCGGGGGCGGCGCCGACGGCATGGGGACCGCGCTCGCCGTCACGGGCGGGGTGCTGGTGCTGCTCGCGGGCGGGGCGTTCCTGGTCAACCGCCGCTGGCCACTGCCGGATCTGGTGCGCCGCCGCCCGCGTCCGTGA
- a CDS encoding YihY/virulence factor BrkB family protein encodes MDWLKKLPVVGPWAVRLMRTHAWRSYERMDRVHWTRLAAAMTFTSFVALFPLLTVAAAIGAATLNQEQQDTLQEKITQQVPGISDQLDIGGLVQNAGTVGLIAGAVLLFTGISWAGSMRECLRAVWELPDVEENPALRKAKDAGVLVGLGGAVLITLGASAVASAMVGRISRGIGLEEGGWGGIVLHVAAFAVAVGADFLLLLYVLTLLPGVEPARRALVVAALIGASGFELLKLLLSGYMQGVAAKSMYGAFGVPVALLLWINFTMKLVLFCAAWTAAAQNGETGLTDAGGGAPDPAVASGG; translated from the coding sequence ATGGACTGGCTGAAGAAACTCCCGGTCGTCGGCCCGTGGGCGGTGCGACTGATGCGCACGCACGCGTGGCGGTCGTACGAGCGGATGGACCGCGTGCACTGGACGCGGCTGGCCGCCGCGATGACGTTCACCAGCTTCGTCGCGCTGTTCCCGCTGCTCACGGTCGCCGCCGCGATCGGCGCCGCCACGCTCAACCAGGAGCAGCAGGACACCCTCCAGGAGAAGATCACCCAGCAGGTGCCCGGCATCTCCGACCAGCTGGACATCGGGGGCCTGGTGCAGAACGCCGGCACCGTGGGCCTCATCGCCGGTGCCGTCCTGCTGTTCACCGGCATCAGCTGGGCCGGATCCATGCGTGAGTGCCTGCGCGCGGTGTGGGAGCTGCCCGACGTGGAGGAGAACCCCGCCCTGCGCAAGGCCAAGGACGCGGGCGTCCTCGTCGGGCTCGGCGGCGCGGTCCTGATCACCCTGGGCGCGTCCGCCGTCGCCTCCGCGATGGTCGGCCGGATCAGCAGGGGCATCGGGCTGGAGGAGGGCGGCTGGGGCGGGATCGTGCTGCACGTCGCGGCCTTCGCCGTCGCCGTGGGCGCCGACTTCCTGCTCCTGCTGTACGTCCTGACCCTGCTGCCCGGCGTCGAACCCGCCCGCCGTGCCCTGGTGGTGGCCGCGCTCATCGGCGCGTCCGGTTTCGAACTGCTGAAACTGCTGCTCAGCGGCTATATGCAGGGGGTGGCCGCGAAGAGCATGTACGGCGCGTTCGGTGTCCCCGTCGCCCTGCTGCTGTGGATCAACTTCACCATGAAACTGGTCCTGTTCTGCGCCGCCTGGACCGCGGCGGCGCAGAACGGGGAGACCGGGCTCACGGACGCGGGCGGCGGCGCACCAGATCCGGCAGTGGCCAGCGGCGGTTGA
- a CDS encoding 2'-5' RNA ligase family protein produces MGTVMIGVSIAVPEPHGSRLQQLRAGFGDAAAHGIPTHVTLLPPTEVDEGDLTAVEAHLSEVAATGRPFPMRLSGTGTFRPLSPVVFVRIVEGAEACTWLQKQVRDASGPVARELQFPYHPHVTVAHGIDEAAMDRAFEELADYEAHWPCTGFALYEQGADAVWRKLRQFPFGSLVVPPQAGRADCGSVSAH; encoded by the coding sequence GTGGGGACCGTAATGATCGGTGTGTCGATCGCGGTCCCGGAGCCCCACGGCAGCCGGCTTCAGCAGCTGCGCGCGGGCTTCGGCGACGCCGCTGCTCACGGGATCCCCACGCATGTCACCCTGTTGCCGCCGACGGAGGTCGACGAGGGCGACCTGACGGCCGTCGAGGCGCATCTGAGCGAGGTCGCCGCGACCGGCCGGCCGTTCCCCATGCGGCTGTCGGGCACCGGCACCTTCCGGCCGCTGTCGCCGGTCGTGTTCGTCCGGATCGTGGAGGGCGCCGAGGCCTGCACCTGGCTGCAGAAGCAGGTCCGCGACGCGTCCGGTCCCGTCGCCCGTGAGCTGCAGTTCCCGTACCACCCGCACGTCACCGTGGCGCACGGGATCGACGAGGCGGCGATGGACCGCGCCTTCGAGGAACTCGCCGACTACGAGGCGCACTGGCCCTGCACCGGCTTCGCGCTCTACGAACAGGGCGCCGACGCGGTGTGGCGCAAGCTGCGGCAGTTCCCGTTCGGCTCGCTCGTGGTGCCGCCGCAGGCCGGGCGCGCGGACTGCGGCTCCGTCTCCGCGCACTGA
- the trpS gene encoding tryptophan--tRNA ligase, which produces MSMASERPRVLSGIQPTSGSFHLGNYLGAVRQWVDMQNTHDAFYMVVDLHAITVPQDPKQLRENTRVAAAQLLAAGLDPDRCTLFVQSHVPEHAQLGWLMNCITGFGEASRMTQFKDKSAKQGSDRSTVGLFTYPMLMVADILLYQADQVPVGEDQRQHLELTRDLAERFNQTYGDTFTVPSAYILKETAKIYDLQDPTAKMSKSAAGQKGLINLLDEPKATAKKVRSAVTDTDTVVRFDREHKPGVSNLLTIYSTLTGTGVTALEERYAGKGYGALKTDLAEAVVEFVTPFRERTQQYLDDPETLDSILAKGAEKARAVAAETLTRAYDRVGFLSAKH; this is translated from the coding sequence GTGAGCATGGCTTCTGAACGTCCCCGTGTGCTCTCCGGTATCCAGCCGACCTCCGGCTCGTTCCACCTCGGCAACTACCTCGGTGCCGTCCGCCAGTGGGTCGACATGCAGAACACCCACGACGCGTTCTACATGGTCGTCGACCTGCACGCGATCACGGTTCCGCAGGACCCGAAGCAGCTGCGCGAGAACACCCGGGTCGCCGCCGCCCAGCTCCTCGCGGCCGGCCTCGACCCGGACCGCTGCACGCTGTTCGTCCAGAGCCACGTCCCCGAGCACGCGCAGCTCGGCTGGCTGATGAACTGCATCACCGGCTTCGGCGAGGCCTCCCGGATGACCCAGTTCAAGGACAAGTCCGCCAAGCAGGGCAGCGACCGGTCCACCGTCGGCCTGTTCACGTACCCGATGCTGATGGTCGCCGACATCCTGCTCTACCAGGCCGACCAGGTCCCGGTCGGTGAGGACCAGCGCCAGCACCTGGAGCTGACCCGCGACCTCGCGGAGCGCTTCAACCAGACCTACGGCGACACCTTCACCGTGCCGAGCGCGTACATCCTCAAGGAGACGGCGAAGATCTACGACCTTCAGGACCCGACCGCCAAGATGAGCAAGTCGGCGGCCGGCCAGAAGGGCCTGATCAACCTGCTCGACGAGCCGAAGGCCACCGCGAAGAAGGTCCGGAGCGCGGTCACGGACACCGACACGGTGGTCCGTTTCGACCGCGAGCACAAGCCCGGCGTCAGCAACCTCCTGACGATCTACTCGACCCTCACCGGGACGGGTGTCACCGCGTTGGAGGAGCGGTACGCCGGCAAGGGCTACGGCGCGCTGAAGACGGACCTCGCCGAGGCCGTGGTCGAGTTCGTCACTCCCTTCCGGGAGCGCACCCAGCAGTACCTGGACGACCCCGAGACGCTCGACTCGATCCTGGCCAAGGGTGCGGAGAAGGCACGTGCCGTCGCCGCGGAGACCCTCACCCGGGCCTACGACCGGGTGGGCTTCCTGAGCGCCAAGCACTGA
- a CDS encoding RNA polymerase sigma factor: MIARVRAGEPEAYAELVRAHTGIALRAAAALGAGADAEDVVQQAFVKAYCALGRFRDGMAFRPWLLSIVANETRNTVRAAVRRNTLADREAAFAEARPVIPESADPAVATLETERRGALVAALEKLSEEHRLVVTYRYLLEMDERETAQALGWPRGTVKSRLNRALRKLERLLPDFRPREGGETA; encoded by the coding sequence GTGATCGCACGCGTACGCGCCGGGGAGCCGGAGGCGTATGCGGAGCTGGTGCGGGCCCATACGGGCATCGCGCTCAGGGCGGCCGCCGCGCTCGGGGCGGGGGCGGACGCGGAGGACGTGGTGCAGCAGGCCTTCGTGAAGGCGTACTGCGCGCTGGGCCGGTTCCGGGACGGCATGGCGTTCCGGCCGTGGCTGCTGTCGATCGTGGCCAATGAGACGAGGAACACAGTGCGTGCGGCGGTGCGCCGGAACACCCTCGCCGACCGTGAGGCGGCGTTCGCGGAAGCGCGACCGGTGATACCGGAGTCGGCCGACCCCGCGGTGGCGACGCTGGAGACGGAGCGCCGCGGGGCGCTGGTGGCCGCTCTGGAGAAGCTGAGTGAGGAGCACCGGCTGGTCGTCACCTACCGCTATCTGCTGGAGATGGACGAGCGGGAGACCGCACAGGCCCTGGGCTGGCCCCGGGGCACAGTGAAGTCCCGCCTGAACCGCGCCCTGCGCAAGCTGGAGCGCCTGCTGCCCGACTTCCGGCCCCGGGAGGGGGGTGAGACGGCGTGA
- a CDS encoding glycine hydroxymethyltransferase, whose amino-acid sequence MSAEPLSTASTAFRSALDVIRAVEPRVADAIGQEVADQREMLKLIASENYASPATLLAMGNWFSDKYAEGTVGRRFYAGCRNVDTVESLAAEHAKELFGARHAYVQPHSGIDANLVAFWSVLAQRVEVPALEKAGVRQVNDLSDADWAELRRAFGNQRMLGMSLDAGGHLTHGFRPNISGKMFDQRSYGTDPATGLIDYEALRTSAREFKPLIIVAGYSAYPRLVNFRIMREIADEVGATLMVDMAHFAGLVAGKVLTGDFDPVPHAQIVTTTTHKSLRGPRGGMVLCDDSLKDQVDRGCPMVLGGPLPHVMAAKAVALAEARQPSFQDYAQRVVDNSRALADGLMRRGATLVTGGSDNHLNLIDVAASYGLTGRQAEAALLESGIVTNRNSIPADLNGAWYTSGIRIGTPALTTRGLGTAEMDEVAALIDRVLTAAEPGTTKSGAPSKASHVLDAKIADEISRRATDLVAGFPLYPEIDLG is encoded by the coding sequence ATGTCCGCCGAGCCCCTCTCCACCGCTTCCACCGCCTTCCGCTCCGCCCTCGACGTGATCCGCGCCGTCGAGCCGCGCGTCGCCGACGCCATCGGTCAGGAGGTCGCCGACCAGCGTGAGATGCTCAAGCTGATCGCCTCCGAGAACTACGCCTCCCCGGCCACCCTCCTGGCGATGGGCAACTGGTTCAGCGACAAGTACGCCGAGGGCACCGTCGGCCGCCGCTTCTACGCCGGCTGCCGCAACGTCGACACCGTCGAGTCGCTCGCCGCCGAGCACGCCAAGGAGCTCTTCGGCGCCCGCCACGCCTACGTCCAGCCGCACTCGGGCATCGACGCCAACCTGGTCGCCTTCTGGTCCGTGCTCGCGCAGCGCGTCGAGGTGCCCGCCCTGGAGAAGGCCGGAGTCCGCCAGGTCAACGACCTCTCCGACGCCGACTGGGCCGAACTGCGCCGCGCCTTCGGCAACCAGCGCATGCTCGGCATGTCCCTGGACGCCGGCGGCCACCTCACCCACGGCTTCCGCCCGAACATCTCCGGGAAGATGTTCGACCAGCGGTCCTACGGCACCGACCCGGCCACCGGCCTGATCGACTACGAGGCGCTGCGCACCTCCGCCCGCGAGTTCAAGCCGCTGATCATCGTCGCCGGCTACTCCGCCTACCCCCGTCTGGTGAACTTCCGGATCATGCGCGAGATCGCCGACGAGGTCGGCGCCACGCTCATGGTCGACATGGCCCACTTCGCCGGTCTCGTCGCCGGCAAGGTCCTCACCGGCGACTTCGACCCGGTCCCGCACGCCCAGATCGTCACCACCACCACCCACAAGTCGCTGCGCGGCCCGCGCGGCGGCATGGTCCTGTGCGACGACTCCCTCAAGGACCAGGTCGACCGCGGCTGCCCGATGGTCCTGGGCGGTCCGCTCCCGCACGTCATGGCCGCCAAGGCGGTCGCCCTGGCGGAGGCCCGGCAGCCCTCCTTCCAGGACTACGCCCAGCGTGTCGTGGACAACTCCCGCGCCCTCGCCGACGGCCTGATGCGCCGCGGCGCCACCCTGGTCACCGGCGGCAGCGACAACCACCTCAACCTGATCGACGTCGCCGCCTCCTACGGCCTCACCGGCCGCCAGGCCGAGGCCGCCCTGCTCGAGTCGGGCATCGTCACCAACCGCAACAGCATCCCGGCCGACCTCAACGGCGCCTGGTACACCTCCGGCATCCGCATCGGCACCCCCGCGCTGACCACCCGCGGCCTGGGCACCGCCGAGATGGACGAGGTCGCCGCCCTCATCGACCGCGTGCTGACCGCCGCGGAGCCCGGCACCACCAAGTCCGGTGCCCCCTCCAAGGCATCCCACGTCCTCGACGCGAAGATCGCCGACGAGATCTCCCGCCGCGCCACCGACCTGGTCGCCGGCTTCCCGCTCTACCCGGAGATCGACCTCGGCTGA
- a CDS encoding glutathionylspermidine synthase family protein, which produces MERRTMEPRPGWQQTVEEQGLIYPLTLPRALEPAREAGMPVPDDAWVPYWDESAYYVFGLDEVEALEEVVEELHRMCLAAAGHIVTADRFADLGITDPRVVEAVTEAWQRRAELPSVYGRFDLRYDGTGPAKLLEYNADTPTSLVEAASPQWFWMEERFPGADQWNSLHERLVEAWRKQAALLPPGSPLHFAHSSADEIGEDLMTVAYLKETAEQAGLETEWLSMEEIGWDRLSGRFVDKNLRFIRSIFKLYPWEWLTTDRFAGHVLDTLDNGGGTGSTLWIEPAWKMLLSNKALLAILWELYPGHPHLLPAHLDGPRELADTTGWVAKPLLGREGAGVTIHQPGSAPVLRDEPCCYQQLAPLPAFDGNHVVLGAWTVGDESAGLGIRESSGLITDEYARFLPHVIL; this is translated from the coding sequence GTGGAACGCCGCACCATGGAGCCCCGCCCCGGCTGGCAGCAGACCGTCGAGGAGCAAGGGCTCATCTACCCCCTCACCCTCCCCCGGGCCCTCGAGCCCGCCCGGGAGGCGGGGATGCCCGTCCCCGACGACGCCTGGGTGCCCTACTGGGACGAGAGCGCCTACTACGTCTTCGGCCTGGACGAGGTCGAGGCGCTGGAGGAGGTCGTCGAGGAACTGCACCGCATGTGCCTCGCGGCCGCCGGGCACATCGTCACCGCCGACCGCTTCGCCGACCTCGGCATCACCGACCCGCGGGTCGTCGAGGCGGTCACCGAGGCCTGGCAACGGCGCGCCGAACTCCCCTCCGTCTACGGCCGCTTCGACCTGCGCTACGACGGAACCGGCCCCGCGAAGCTCCTGGAGTACAACGCCGACACCCCCACCTCCCTCGTGGAGGCGGCCTCGCCGCAGTGGTTCTGGATGGAGGAGCGCTTCCCCGGCGCCGACCAGTGGAACTCGCTGCACGAACGCCTCGTCGAGGCCTGGAGGAAACAGGCCGCCCTCCTCCCGCCGGGCAGCCCCCTGCACTTCGCCCACTCCTCGGCCGACGAGATCGGCGAGGACCTCATGACCGTCGCCTACCTCAAGGAGACCGCCGAACAGGCGGGCCTCGAGACCGAGTGGCTCTCCATGGAGGAGATCGGCTGGGACCGGCTCTCCGGCCGCTTCGTGGACAAGAACCTCCGGTTCATCCGCAGCATCTTCAAGCTGTACCCCTGGGAGTGGCTCACCACCGACCGCTTCGCCGGCCACGTCCTCGACACCCTCGACAACGGCGGCGGCACCGGCAGCACCCTGTGGATCGAGCCGGCCTGGAAGATGCTGCTGAGCAACAAAGCCCTGCTGGCGATCCTCTGGGAGCTCTACCCGGGCCACCCCCACCTCCTCCCGGCCCACCTCGACGGCCCGCGGGAGCTGGCGGACACCACCGGCTGGGTCGCCAAGCCCCTCCTCGGCCGCGAGGGCGCCGGTGTGACGATCCATCAGCCGGGCAGCGCCCCCGTCCTCCGCGACGAACCCTGCTGCTACCAGCAGTTGGCCCCGCTCCCCGCCTTCGACGGCAACCACGTCGTCCTCGGCGCCTGGACCGTCGGGGACGAGTCCGCCGGCCTCGGCATCCGCGAGTCCTCGGGCCTCATCACCGACGAGTACGCCCGCTTCCTGCCCCACGTGATCCTGTGA
- a CDS encoding ABC transporter substrate-binding protein, whose protein sequence is MRRRTTSAVGGAFALALLTGCGAADMTKQASPYANAKGARTVNLAVQSWVGSLANVAVAQYLLENELGYRVDVVQVDEVPAWDALSQGRVDAILEDWGHPEQEQLYVEEKKTIARGGDLGVTGHIGWYIPTYFAEQHPDLKSWKDLNQYADRFRTAESGGKGQLMDGSPAYLTHDKALVKNLELDFKVVFAGSEAALLTQIKQFAKEKKPFLTYWNTPHWLFEKVPMTEVMLPPYEEGCDADPAEVACAYPTAPLQKYLNADFAQDGGEAADFLKKFTWSTEDQNAVSLMIADQKLTPQEAAEKWVDGHESTWKEWLS, encoded by the coding sequence ATGCGACGCCGTACGACCTCCGCGGTGGGCGGAGCCTTCGCGCTCGCGCTGCTCACCGGCTGCGGTGCCGCGGACATGACCAAGCAGGCCTCGCCGTACGCCAACGCCAAGGGCGCCCGGACGGTGAACCTGGCGGTGCAGTCCTGGGTGGGCTCCCTGGCCAACGTGGCCGTCGCCCAGTACCTGCTGGAGAACGAGCTCGGCTACCGCGTCGACGTCGTCCAGGTCGACGAGGTGCCCGCCTGGGACGCGCTCAGCCAGGGCCGGGTCGACGCGATCCTGGAGGACTGGGGCCACCCCGAACAGGAACAGCTGTACGTCGAGGAGAAGAAGACGATCGCGCGCGGCGGCGACCTCGGGGTCACCGGGCACATCGGCTGGTACATCCCGACGTACTTCGCCGAGCAGCATCCCGACCTGAAGAGCTGGAAGGACCTCAACCAGTACGCCGACCGGTTCCGCACCGCGGAGAGCGGCGGCAAGGGCCAGCTGATGGACGGCTCACCGGCCTACCTCACCCACGACAAGGCGCTGGTGAAGAACCTGGAGCTGGACTTCAAGGTGGTGTTCGCCGGTTCCGAGGCCGCGCTGCTCACCCAGATCAAGCAGTTCGCCAAGGAGAAGAAGCCCTTCCTCACCTACTGGAACACCCCCCACTGGCTGTTCGAGAAGGTGCCGATGACCGAGGTGATGCTGCCCCCGTACGAGGAGGGCTGCGACGCCGACCCGGCGGAGGTCGCCTGCGCCTACCCGACCGCCCCGCTCCAGAAGTACCTCAACGCGGACTTCGCGCAGGACGGCGGTGAGGCGGCGGACTTCCTGAAGAAGTTCACATGGTCCACGGAGGACCAGAACGCGGTCTCCCTGATGATCGCCGACCAGAAACTGACGCCCCAGGAGGCGGCGGAGAAGTGGGTGGACGGGCACGAGTCCACCTGGAAGGAATGGCTGTCCTGA
- a CDS encoding ABC transporter permease, with protein sequence MATVTAIVPRTGRAGLLGHLAVRKLLLLTVAAAVLVPFAVARWAGGSWPEALTVDLSGPLAGASDWIIDNRDSHPLFLYFFGHVSNVVVVTVRAVYLALLAVGWAGATALAGLVAWRVAGIRLALGTAVAFLTCGLLGMWVPTMQTLALMVVAVTASVVVGALLGLVAGLSDRMNRVLRPVLDTMQVLPAFAYLLPVVLIFGIGVPAAVLATVVYAAPPMARLTALGLRGADKEVLEAVESLGTTSRQRLLTARIPLARKELLLGLNQTIMMALSMAVIASVIGAGGLGDRVYQALASVDVGAALAAGIPIVLLAVVLDRVTGAAGANLGQEPRPRTHWLYVVAGAAVVAAAGRLTARLEWPDGWVVPLVEPVNRAVGWMTDHLYSGVPVVGGTADWAARFTTWVLDPVRDGLQWLPWWSVLLVVATLAWLIGTWRTALTAVLAMAAIGVLGVWEPSLDTLSQVIAAVAVTLLVGFATGIAAARSERVDRLLRPVLDVFQTMPQFVYLIPVVALFGVGRAPAVAAAVVYALPAVVRITAQGLRQVDPATLESARSLGATSTQQLRQVQLPLARPALLLAVNQGVVLVLAVVIIGGMVGGGALGYDVVFGLAQGDLATGLVAGAAIVCLGLMLDRVTQPTERRAQKGA encoded by the coding sequence ATGGCGACCGTCACCGCGATCGTCCCCCGGACCGGGCGGGCCGGTCTGCTCGGACACCTCGCCGTGCGCAAGCTCCTGCTGCTCACTGTGGCCGCAGCGGTCCTCGTCCCGTTCGCCGTCGCACGCTGGGCCGGCGGCAGCTGGCCCGAGGCACTGACCGTGGACCTCTCCGGACCGCTGGCCGGGGCCAGCGACTGGATCATCGACAACCGGGACTCCCACCCCCTCTTCCTGTACTTCTTCGGCCACGTCAGCAACGTCGTCGTCGTCACCGTACGGGCCGTCTACCTCGCCCTCCTCGCCGTCGGATGGGCGGGGGCGACCGCTCTCGCGGGGCTCGTCGCCTGGCGCGTCGCGGGCATCCGCCTCGCGCTCGGCACCGCCGTCGCGTTCCTCACCTGCGGACTGCTCGGCATGTGGGTGCCCACCATGCAGACGCTCGCCCTGATGGTGGTCGCGGTCACCGCCTCCGTCGTCGTCGGCGCGCTGCTCGGGCTCGTCGCCGGGCTCTCCGACCGGATGAACCGCGTCCTGCGCCCGGTCCTGGACACCATGCAGGTGCTCCCCGCCTTCGCCTACCTCCTGCCGGTCGTGCTGATCTTCGGCATCGGCGTCCCGGCCGCCGTCCTCGCCACGGTCGTCTACGCCGCGCCGCCCATGGCCCGGCTGACCGCGCTCGGTCTGCGGGGCGCCGACAAGGAGGTGCTGGAGGCGGTCGAGTCGCTCGGCACCACCTCCCGCCAGCGCCTGCTGACCGCCCGCATCCCGCTGGCCCGCAAGGAACTCCTCCTGGGGCTCAACCAGACGATCATGATGGCGCTGTCCATGGCCGTCATCGCCTCGGTGATCGGCGCGGGCGGTCTCGGCGACCGCGTCTACCAGGCGCTGGCCTCCGTCGACGTGGGCGCGGCCCTCGCCGCCGGCATCCCGATCGTGCTGCTCGCCGTCGTCCTGGACCGGGTGACCGGTGCGGCCGGGGCGAACCTCGGCCAGGAGCCCAGGCCCCGCACGCACTGGCTGTACGTCGTGGCCGGCGCCGCGGTCGTGGCCGCCGCCGGACGGCTGACGGCACGCCTGGAATGGCCCGACGGATGGGTGGTGCCCCTCGTCGAACCGGTCAACCGGGCCGTCGGCTGGATGACCGACCACCTGTACTCGGGCGTCCCCGTCGTCGGCGGCACCGCCGACTGGGCCGCCCGCTTCACCACCTGGGTCCTCGACCCGGTCCGCGACGGACTGCAGTGGCTGCCCTGGTGGTCGGTGCTGCTCGTGGTCGCCACCCTGGCCTGGCTGATCGGCACCTGGCGCACCGCGCTCACCGCCGTCCTCGCCATGGCCGCCATCGGGGTGCTCGGCGTGTGGGAACCGTCCCTCGACACGCTCTCCCAGGTCATCGCGGCCGTCGCCGTCACCCTGCTCGTCGGCTTCGCGACGGGCATCGCCGCGGCACGCAGCGAACGCGTCGACCGGCTGCTGCGGCCCGTGCTGGACGTGTTCCAGACGATGCCGCAGTTCGTGTACCTGATCCCGGTCGTCGCCCTGTTCGGCGTCGGCCGCGCCCCCGCCGTCGCCGCGGCCGTCGTCTACGCGCTGCCGGCCGTCGTCCGCATCACCGCGCAGGGGCTGCGCCAGGTCGACCCGGCGACCCTGGAGTCGGCCCGCTCGCTCGGCGCGACCAGCACCCAGCAGCTGCGCCAGGTCCAGCTCCCGCTGGCCCGCCCGGCGCTGCTCCTCGCCGTCAACCAGGGCGTGGTCCTGGTCCTCGCCGTCGTCATCATCGGCGGCATGGTCGGCGGCGGCGCACTCGGCTACGACGTCGTCTTCGGCCTCGCCCAGGGCGACCTGGCGACCGGACTGGTCGCCGGTGCCGCGATCGTCTGCCTGGGCCTGATGCTCGACCGGGTGACCCAGCCCACCGAACGCCGCGCGCAGAAGGGAGCCTGA